The Caulobacter sp. 73W region CGACACCATGACCTACGACCTGATGGGCCGTCGTGGTTATGTTCGAATGACCTACGCCTTCTGATCCTTCAGGCCTGCCGGGTCGATCTTGCTTCTTGTGAGCCAGATCGACCCGGTGAGGGCAGGGGACGGCTTGCTCGTCCAGATGGATTGGTTGAGGGTCCGCTCCGTTTGGCGCGTATTATGCCTCGACGACCGTGGAGATGGCCCCTTGAAGCCCAACCTTGATCAGCTGCTTGCCCAGGCCAATCAACAGCCGCTCCCCAAGCTGGAGGGGCTGGAGGATCGGGTGTGGGCGCAGATCGCGCGCCATTCGCCGGTGAACGTCGAAACGGCGACCTGGCGGCTGAAGGCGGCCATGATCTCGGGCGCTTTGGCGCTTGGCCTCGCGGTCGGAGGCGCGACCGCGGCCGCGGCCGCTGGCCAGGCGAGCAAAGAGATATCGGCCTTCGGCGCCCGGATCGACCTTGCGCCTTCGACTCTTCTGGAGGGAATTGGTTGAGGCGGCCGTCGCTCGGATTTGTCCTGACATTCGTCGCCGCTGTCTTGGCCGCTGGCCTGGGCGGCTGGCTGGGCGCCTCCAAGGTGGCGGAGCGTAAGCATTCCACCACCGTCCACGATCTTTTGCTCGAAGGCATCGAGGTGACGGCCGAACAGGACCTGCGCCTTCGTGCCCTGGACGGCGACTACGAGGATCTGAAGCGGCGGCGCGAAGCCGAGCTGCGCAAGGCCAACGCCGAACTGGCTGCGGCGATCCTGGAAGGACACGCCTACACGCCCAAGGTCGCCGCCGCAGTCGAGCAGTTCCACCACGCGATGGGCGAATTCCAAAAAGAGACGATCGTCCACGTGCTGGAAATGCGGGCTGTGTTGACGCCCGAACAGGCCGAGCGCCTCGACAAGCGCGTGGCTGAAGCCCTGACTACGCAAGAGCCGTGAGCGAACGCGACGACGCCGATGATCGCCGCCTCGCTCATGAGGCGGTGAACGGCGTCGAGCGCGCCTTCACCGAGCTGATGCGCCGCCACAAGCAGTCCTTGTTTCGCTTCGTGGTTCGTTACGTCGGCGCAGAAGACGCCGCCTACGAGATCGTCCAGGAGAGCTTTGTTTCGGCCTGGCTCGCGATCGCCAGGTTCGACCCGAACCGGTCCTTCATCGTCTGGCTGCGAGCGATCGCCTTCAACAAGTGCCGCGACTATGGGCGGAGGGGAAAGACGCGGCGAGCCGTCTTCGCCGAAGCCGCCAACGATCAGATCGCCGCTGAGGTCTATCCCGATCCTGCGGCCTCGCCAGAACGCGTCGCGGTCGACAACGATCAACTGCGGCGACTGGATGAGGAGATCCGCAGGCTGCCTGAGCCGCTTCGGCAGGCCTTTCTCCTGGCCGGTTTTGGCGAGCTGACCGTGCGCGAGGCGGCCGAGGTGCTGGGGGTTTCCGTCAAGACCGTGGAGATGCGTCTCTATCGCGCCAGGGGGCAGCTGACGAAGGCGCTGCAAATGAGCTTTGAAGGCTAGCCAATGAACGCTGATGCGCTTCCCGGTCTCTTGTTACCGTCGGCAATTGTGACTATGTTTATGGTCATAATTGAGGATTGCTGATGAGCACCTACAGTGTGGCGGATGCCAAAAGCGGTTTGCCCAGGCTGATAGATCGCGCCCTTGAAGGGGAGGAGGTCATCATTTCTCGGCATGGGAAAGCGGTGGCTGAACTGCGACCTGTTACAGCGGTTCCGCGCCGAACGCCGCCAGCGACTTATGCGTGGCTTCAAGCAAGGCGGCAGTCGCGCGGTTCGGTCGGCATCAGCTCTGTGGAGCTGCTCAATCAGCTTTACGAGGATCCGGAGGCTTGAGTATCTACCTCGACGCCAGCGTCATATTGCCGGCTTTGATTGAAGAGCCAGGAAGCGCGGTCGTCGATAGATTTCTGAGCGAGCTGGATGATGAGTTCATCATCAGCGAATTTGCGGCCGCCGAGGTGGCGTCGGCTTTATCGCGCCTGGTGCGGACCGAGTTGCTGGTTCTCGAAGATGCCAGTCGACGGCTCGCAGACTTTGACGCATGGCGAGCGGCGGCGGCGCGTGACCTAGATTTTCAGGCCGCTGATGTGCGTTTGGCCAATGTCTTCGTTCGGCGCTTTGATCTCATGCTTCGTGCGCCAGACGCGCTTCACGCTGCGATGTGCCGCCGAGAGGACCACTTGTTGGTAACGATGGACAAGCGCCTGGCTGCGGCAGCGCGGGAGTTGGGGGTTCGAACCAAGCTCCTGGCCGTATGATATTTCTGGGATCGCCGCGAATAGGGCCGCCTACCAACCGGCATTTCCGATAATATATCTTAGACGACAAATGGGTATGCTCCCCGATCGGGATGTCACCAGCCTTGGCGTTCGAGATGGCAGGGTCTGCCTCTAGCGGTTCTGGCGTCACAGTGACGGCTAAGGATCCTCGCGCGCGGACGTCCCGCTTCCGGCGCCAGCAGGTTGTTCGGTTGTGGGGGCTGTATTCCGTGTCGAGCGATTATCAGCCATTGATCGCCTCCAGCGCAGCAACCCAATGGTCGTGATGCAGCCCACGGAACTCGATTTCGCGCCCGATGGTGAGAGCCGCTGGGCCGGTATGGGCGACTACATTCTTCGTTCGCCCGATCGCTCTCACGAGATTGCGTTGCGGTACCTGGGCGAACCGCCGCATGGCGACAGCTACCACGAGCTGCACATCGATGGCGTAAGGATGCCTGGCTATGTTTGGGGCTGCAATTTCGCGTTCACGCCAGACTCGAAGCTGCTGGCCGCCAGCTGGATGGCCGAGCGATATGAACGCAAGACCGTCCTGATCGACGTTGAACAGCGGCGTTTTGCGGTTCTACCCGAGTACCTCGAGAATTTTGG contains the following coding sequences:
- a CDS encoding Spy/CpxP family protein refolding chaperone, whose translation is MAAGLGGWLGASKVAERKHSTTVHDLLLEGIEVTAEQDLRLRALDGDYEDLKRRREAELRKANAELAAAILEGHAYTPKVAAAVEQFHHAMGEFQKETIVHVLEMRAVLTPEQAERLDKRVAEALTTQEP
- a CDS encoding RNA polymerase sigma factor, producing MNGVERAFTELMRRHKQSLFRFVVRYVGAEDAAYEIVQESFVSAWLAIARFDPNRSFIVWLRAIAFNKCRDYGRRGKTRRAVFAEAANDQIAAEVYPDPAASPERVAVDNDQLRRLDEEIRRLPEPLRQAFLLAGFGELTVREAAEVLGVSVKTVEMRLYRARGQLTKALQMSFEG
- a CDS encoding type II toxin-antitoxin system Phd/YefM family antitoxin is translated as MSTYSVADAKSGLPRLIDRALEGEEVIISRHGKAVAELRPVTAVPRRTPPATYAWLQARRQSRGSVGISSVELLNQLYEDPEA
- a CDS encoding type II toxin-antitoxin system VapC family toxin; the encoded protein is MSIYLDASVILPALIEEPGSAVVDRFLSELDDEFIISEFAAAEVASALSRLVRTELLVLEDASRRLADFDAWRAAAARDLDFQAADVRLANVFVRRFDLMLRAPDALHAAMCRREDHLLVTMDKRLAAAARELGVRTKLLAV